One window of Thermacetogenium phaeum DSM 12270 genomic DNA carries:
- a CDS encoding metallophosphoesterase family protein produces the protein MKLLHTADVHLTPGAPERMEAFRTVCRMVQELACAALVVAGDLFDSPEAALDLRAEVRELLESVEGEVFVIPGNHDAEAFRSGEYYGRNVHVCCGPEAFRWEVDGVPVVGVPYLPGREGGEALRRLALRQESSPLVALVHANFYSSSLSACYFLKENGHSGAACLWDRDFEDFPPSYIALGHWHNPTLPAFAVNDVRAAYSGTPYPLARRETGERRVFLVEVSPEGVFPQGVKIPGVPRRERVPFFFVPGEEEKTLEEMRLFLERGGSDQVILDLEVDGWVANVSEEACAGEILSLVDRYRDRWRDVNTGTLRITGVSALPGIARRCLQFLRESEPPAVDALEDCGEPCLRELAREVREDREGIYRQALSFIMRYLGTVK, from the coding sequence TTGAAATTGCTGCATACTGCCGATGTGCACCTGACCCCTGGGGCGCCGGAGAGGATGGAGGCCTTCCGCACCGTGTGCCGCATGGTGCAGGAGCTCGCCTGTGCGGCTCTGGTCGTTGCCGGGGACCTCTTCGACAGCCCGGAGGCCGCTCTTGATTTACGGGCGGAGGTAAGGGAGTTGCTGGAGTCGGTGGAGGGAGAGGTTTTTGTCATTCCCGGCAATCACGATGCGGAGGCATTTCGTTCCGGTGAGTATTACGGAAGGAACGTGCACGTCTGCTGTGGGCCGGAAGCCTTCCGGTGGGAGGTGGACGGCGTTCCGGTCGTCGGGGTTCCCTACCTTCCGGGGAGAGAGGGGGGGGAGGCCCTGCGGCGGCTGGCCCTGCGCCAGGAAAGCTCTCCGCTGGTAGCCCTGGTTCACGCCAATTTTTACAGCTCCTCCCTGTCTGCCTGTTACTTTCTAAAAGAGAACGGGCACTCTGGTGCGGCCTGCCTATGGGACCGTGACTTCGAGGATTTCCCCCCTTCCTATATTGCCCTTGGCCACTGGCACAACCCGACGCTTCCGGCGTTTGCCGTGAACGACGTCCGGGCCGCCTACAGCGGTACCCCCTATCCTCTGGCCCGGCGGGAAACAGGGGAGCGGCGGGTTTTTCTCGTCGAGGTTTCTCCTGAGGGGGTCTTCCCGCAAGGGGTGAAGATCCCCGGGGTGCCCCGCAGGGAAAGGGTGCCCTTTTTCTTTGTTCCCGGGGAGGAAGAAAAGACCCTGGAGGAGATGCGGCTCTTTCTGGAAAGGGGCGGCAGCGATCAGGTAATCCTCGACCTGGAGGTGGACGGCTGGGTGGCTAACGTCAGTGAAGAGGCCTGCGCAGGTGAGATCCTGAGCCTGGTGGACAGGTACCGCGACCGCTGGCGGGACGTCAATACGGGGACGCTCCGCATCACCGGGGTGTCCGCCCTGCCGGGGATTGCCCGCCGGTGTCTGCAATTTCTGCGGGAGTCGGAACCCCCTGCCGTCGACGCCCTGGAGGACTGCGGCGAACCCTGCCTGAGGGAACTGGCGCGTGAGGTGCGGGAAGACCGGGAGGGGATCTACCGTCAGGCCCTTTCCTTTATCATGAGGTATCTGGGAACGGTGAAGTAG
- a CDS encoding protein kinase domain-containing protein: protein MAEAVRNMLRSTPELSRSEPSSCSAWNRESSGRPAGYVIYFHDKKGNGQAMNHKLLANRYEIEEEIGRGGIGTVYRARCNLLNRTVAIKVLHPHLSKNEIFREHLWREARAAAALSHPNIISIFDLVQEGEDYFLVMEYFPGESLRDLLQREGPLPPERAANLMAQVCLALAKAHEQGIIHRDIKPHNILVNAAGQVKVADFGLAANIHDSSLVDQKGVLIGSAPYLAPERIRGEEACFQSDIYSAGVVLYELLTGTPPFTGGSLKEITDKQLYEEPVPVDEINPQVPPLLAAVVQKAIAKDPERRYPTALSLAGALRPFCESGDEAATRILSPAGRASRVKPSPSSLFLRALLSRPLFLTGAAFVCLAFLLFLWYFRAGTVVPQVQGLTLADASRQLAAVGLSVRLRGQQDGGNPEEGRIVDQWPPAGSRFLKGLPVFLTVDSSRLVTVPDVRGWPAAEAVEELQKAGFRIAGNPPDGVVAATAPPPRTSHPEGTAVEISVRQVGAPGRKTLITVQLLQSSTVRLEVQDGAGRRTAYQERMEAGEYKIPVYTYGSGVVFLYIDGRLVNSISVG, encoded by the coding sequence TTGGCAGAAGCAGTTCGCAACATGTTACGCAGCACCCCAGAGCTGTCCCGAAGCGAGCCGTCGTCCTGTTCAGCCTGGAATCGGGAGTCGAGCGGTAGACCGGCGGGGTATGTGATCTATTTTCATGACAAAAAAGGGAACGGTCAGGCCATGAATCATAAATTGCTCGCGAACCGTTACGAAATTGAAGAGGAGATTGGGCGCGGGGGTATCGGCACCGTTTACCGGGCGCGGTGCAACTTGCTGAACAGAACCGTAGCGATCAAGGTCCTGCATCCACACCTTTCCAAAAACGAAATCTTTCGGGAGCACTTATGGCGGGAGGCCCGGGCTGCGGCGGCGCTATCCCACCCCAATATCATATCCATTTTCGATCTGGTTCAAGAAGGGGAAGACTATTTTCTGGTAATGGAATATTTTCCGGGGGAAAGCCTGCGGGATCTGCTGCAAAGGGAAGGGCCGCTGCCCCCGGAACGGGCGGCGAACCTAATGGCTCAGGTCTGTTTGGCGCTGGCCAAAGCTCATGAGCAGGGCATTATTCACCGCGACATCAAACCCCATAATATTCTGGTGAACGCCGCCGGGCAGGTCAAGGTGGCGGATTTCGGCCTGGCGGCAAATATCCACGATTCCTCCCTGGTCGATCAAAAGGGGGTGTTGATCGGGTCGGCTCCTTATCTGGCTCCGGAGAGGATCCGGGGGGAAGAAGCCTGTTTTCAATCGGATATATACAGTGCAGGGGTCGTCCTTTACGAGCTGCTTACCGGAACCCCTCCGTTCACGGGGGGCTCCCTGAAAGAAATCACCGACAAACAGCTGTACGAGGAGCCGGTTCCGGTAGACGAGATCAACCCTCAGGTGCCCCCGCTGCTGGCGGCTGTCGTCCAAAAGGCCATTGCCAAGGATCCTGAGCGGCGTTACCCCACTGCCCTCTCCCTGGCGGGGGCACTGAGGCCGTTTTGTGAAAGCGGGGATGAGGCTGCTACCCGGATCCTGAGCCCTGCAGGAAGGGCTTCCCGGGTAAAGCCTTCTCCTTCATCGTTGTTCCTCCGGGCATTGCTGTCCAGACCTCTTTTCCTGACGGGAGCTGCCTTTGTCTGCCTGGCCTTTCTGCTTTTCCTCTGGTATTTTCGGGCGGGTACAGTCGTGCCCCAGGTTCAGGGGCTGACCCTTGCCGACGCTTCCCGGCAACTGGCTGCAGTCGGTCTGTCCGTCCGTCTTCGAGGGCAGCAGGACGGCGGCAACCCGGAGGAAGGGAGGATTGTTGACCAGTGGCCGCCGGCGGGGAGCAGGTTTTTGAAAGGTCTTCCCGTTTTTCTCACGGTCGATTCTTCACGCCTCGTCACGGTGCCCGACGTCAGGGGATGGCCGGCGGCAGAGGCGGTCGAGGAGCTGCAAAAGGCGGGTTTTCGCATTGCCGGAAATCCACCTGACGGTGTCGTCGCGGCAACCGCTCCTCCGCCTCGTACCAGCCATCCGGAGGGGACTGCCGTCGAGATCTCCGTCAGACAGGTGGGAGCCCCGGGAAGAAAAACGCTGATCACGGTGCAGCTCTTGCAGAGTTCGACCGTGCGCCTGGAGGTGCAGGACGGCGCCGGCAGGCGCACCGCCTACCAGGAGAGGATGGAGGCGGGGGAATATAAGATCCCTGTTTATACTTATGGCTCGGGTGTTGTTTTCCTCTACATTGACGGCCGACTGGTCAATTCGATTTCGGTCGGCTGA
- the argH gene encoding argininosuccinate lyase: MKGRNRFTSEEINRIRELLDLRSRAGAAGQQRITKELRRLGFYISDYDPARRGFGVADLDDLIERGVISITGDPAEREEGEEKPFKLWGGRFKKGTADEAAKFLDSLPFDLRLYREDIRGSIAHARMLGRQGIISPLEADALIRGLEEILKEIESGRIRPEESGCEDIHSFIEERLVEKVGEAGKKLHTARSRNDQVATDFRLYLKGEGRELESLLKELISTLIGRARETKEVIMPGYTHLQRAQPVTFAHHLLAYCEMLRRDCWRLQDCRRRMDLCPLGAGALAGTTFQVDREYVARELGFQGICTNTLDAVSDRDFAVEFLFACSLIMVHLSRFAEELILWSSGEFGFIEMDDAYTTGSSIMPQKKNPDVVELVRGKTGRVFGHLMALLTVLKGLPLAYNKDLQEDKEAVFDTVDTLKACVRVMIPLVETLEVRPERMREAAAGDFTNATDLADYLVLKGVPFREAHGIVGQVVLRCIKEGKNLNDLPLDLYREYSPAFGPDLYEHIDIAACVARRRLIGGPAPESVEKAIQDFERWLEENRKECR, encoded by the coding sequence ATGAAAGGGAGAAATCGTTTCACCAGCGAGGAAATCAACCGCATCAGGGAGCTTCTGGATTTGAGGAGCCGGGCGGGCGCGGCCGGACAGCAAAGGATTACAAAAGAACTGAGAAGATTGGGCTTTTACATCAGTGATTACGATCCTGCCCGGAGGGGGTTCGGGGTTGCCGACCTGGATGACCTTATCGAGCGGGGGGTAATCTCTATTACCGGCGATCCCGCAGAGCGGGAAGAAGGGGAGGAGAAGCCGTTCAAGCTTTGGGGAGGGCGATTTAAGAAGGGTACTGCAGATGAGGCGGCGAAATTCCTCGATTCTCTCCCCTTTGACCTCCGCCTCTACCGGGAGGACATCCGGGGCTCCATCGCCCATGCCCGGATGCTCGGGCGCCAGGGGATTATTTCCCCGTTGGAGGCCGACGCTCTGATCCGCGGCCTTGAGGAGATCTTAAAGGAGATCGAGTCCGGCAGAATCCGGCCGGAGGAGAGCGGATGTGAGGACATCCACTCCTTTATTGAGGAGCGCCTGGTGGAGAAGGTGGGGGAGGCGGGCAAAAAGCTGCACACCGCCAGGAGCCGCAACGACCAGGTGGCAACAGATTTTCGCCTCTATCTGAAAGGGGAGGGCCGGGAGTTGGAGAGCCTGCTTAAGGAGCTGATCTCCACCCTCATCGGGCGTGCCCGGGAAACGAAGGAGGTCATCATGCCCGGATATACCCACCTGCAGCGCGCTCAACCGGTGACCTTCGCCCACCACCTGCTCGCCTACTGCGAGATGCTGCGCCGGGATTGCTGGCGCCTGCAGGACTGCCGTCGCCGGATGGACCTCTGTCCCCTGGGAGCGGGAGCCCTGGCGGGGACGACCTTCCAGGTGGACAGGGAGTATGTTGCCAGGGAACTGGGATTTCAGGGGATCTGCACCAACACCCTGGATGCGGTTTCCGATCGGGATTTCGCCGTGGAGTTCCTCTTTGCGTGCTCCCTCATTATGGTACACCTGAGCCGCTTTGCGGAGGAGCTGATCCTCTGGTCCAGCGGTGAGTTCGGCTTTATCGAAATGGATGACGCCTACACCACCGGGAGCAGCATCATGCCCCAGAAGAAGAACCCCGATGTGGTGGAGCTTGTGCGGGGGAAGACGGGAAGAGTCTTCGGGCACCTGATGGCGCTGCTCACGGTTCTCAAAGGTCTCCCCCTGGCCTACAATAAGGACCTCCAGGAAGACAAAGAGGCGGTTTTCGACACGGTGGATACCCTTAAAGCCTGTGTCCGGGTGATGATACCCCTTGTGGAGACACTCGAAGTAAGGCCGGAGCGGATGCGGGAGGCCGCCGCCGGTGATTTCACCAATGCCACCGACCTGGCCGACTACCTGGTGCTCAAGGGGGTTCCTTTCCGGGAGGCCCACGGCATCGTCGGGCAGGTGGTCTTAAGGTGCATCAAGGAGGGGAAGAACCTGAATGATCTGCCCCTGGATCTTTACCGGGAGTATTCACCCGCTTTCGGCCCCGACCTTTATGAGCATATCGATATTGCAGCGTGCGTGGCGCGGCGCCGTCTCATCGGTGGCCCTGCACCTGAAAGCGTGGAAAAGGCCATTCAAGACTTCGAGCGGTGGCTCGAGGAGAACCGAAAGGAGTGCCGCTGA
- a CDS encoding argininosuccinate synthase, which translates to MMQLKKVVLAYSGGLDTTVAIPWLKENYGCEVICFAADVGQDEELDGLEERALKCGASKVYIRDLTREFVEDFIFPTLKAGAVYEGYLLGTSFARPLIAKHLVEIAHQEGADAVAHGATGKGNDQVRFEVTVQALDPDLKVIAPWRLWDLKSREDEIAYARSRGIEVPVAEKRPYSTDRNIWHLSHEGADLEDPANAPPEDLYLLLTPPEKAPDRAAFVEIGFEQGIPRKLDGKEYDAVSLVRTLNRLAGEHGVGILDIVENRLVGMKSRGVYETPGGTVLYAAHRALESLTLDRNTMHFKEIVAQRYAELVYDGLWYSPLREALAAFVDETQKTVTGTVKMKLYKGSCVPVGITSPYSLYHQGIASFGYSELYDHRDSAGFINLFALPLKVRALMRKEGK; encoded by the coding sequence ATAATGCAGTTAAAAAAGGTCGTACTGGCGTATTCCGGAGGGCTGGACACCACTGTGGCCATCCCCTGGCTGAAAGAGAACTACGGCTGTGAGGTCATCTGTTTTGCGGCCGATGTGGGTCAGGATGAAGAGCTTGACGGGTTGGAGGAGAGGGCGCTCAAGTGCGGCGCCAGCAAAGTGTATATTCGGGACCTGACCAGGGAGTTTGTGGAGGATTTCATCTTTCCCACCTTGAAGGCCGGTGCCGTTTACGAAGGCTACCTTTTGGGAACCTCCTTCGCCCGCCCGTTGATCGCCAAGCACCTGGTGGAGATCGCCCACCAGGAAGGAGCAGATGCGGTTGCCCACGGCGCGACGGGGAAAGGGAACGATCAGGTGCGCTTCGAGGTGACGGTGCAGGCACTGGACCCCGATCTGAAGGTGATCGCTCCCTGGCGGTTGTGGGATCTCAAGTCCAGGGAGGATGAGATCGCTTACGCCCGCTCCCGTGGGATTGAGGTGCCTGTAGCCGAGAAGAGGCCCTACAGTACGGACCGCAACATCTGGCACCTGAGCCATGAGGGAGCGGATCTGGAGGACCCGGCCAATGCCCCGCCGGAGGACCTCTACCTGCTGCTAACCCCACCGGAGAAGGCGCCGGACAGGGCAGCCTTTGTCGAGATCGGCTTTGAACAGGGGATCCCCCGGAAGCTCGACGGTAAGGAGTACGATGCGGTTTCTCTGGTGCGCACCCTCAACAGGCTGGCCGGGGAGCACGGAGTGGGGATCCTGGACATAGTCGAAAACCGGCTGGTGGGGATGAAGTCGCGGGGCGTTTACGAGACCCCAGGAGGAACGGTGCTCTATGCAGCGCACCGCGCCCTGGAGAGCCTCACCCTGGACCGCAACACCATGCACTTCAAGGAAATCGTCGCCCAGCGCTATGCCGAACTGGTCTATGACGGGCTCTGGTACTCACCATTACGCGAGGCCCTTGCCGCCTTTGTGGATGAAACCCAAAAGACCGTCACCGGAACCGTTAAGATGAAGCTTTACAAGGGGAGCTGCGTCCCCGTGGGGATTACCTCACCCTATTCCCTCTACCACCAGGGGATCGCCTCCTTCGGGTACAGTGAGCTGTACGACCACAGGGACTCCGCAGGCTTCATCAACCTCTTTGCCCTGCCATTAAAGGTGCGGGCTCTCATGAGGAAGGAAGGGAAATGA
- the argF gene encoding ornithine carbamoyltransferase yields MTAVYLDQSLKGRDFLTISDFTAEEIRLILDAAHCLKKELKEGVPHPVLKGKTLGMIFTKPSTRTRVSFEVGMVQLGGYPLFLSAQDIQLRRGESLADTARTLERYLDGIMIRTFAQDDVVELARYASIPVINGLTDLVHPTQVIADLMTVEEHKGRLAGLKLAFIGDGNNVAHSLLEICAKMGVHMTVACPPGYEPDSGILSEARSDAAATGVQLEVTEDPEDAVRDADVIYTDLWASMGQEAEQERRSKVFRRYQVNSALLKKAAPDAIVLHCLPAHRGEEITDEVMDGPQSVVFDEAENRLHAHKAIMALLM; encoded by the coding sequence ATGACCGCTGTTTATCTCGACCAAAGTTTGAAAGGGCGGGATTTTCTGACCATATCGGATTTCACGGCGGAAGAGATCAGGTTGATTCTGGATGCTGCTCACTGCCTGAAGAAGGAGCTGAAAGAAGGGGTCCCGCATCCGGTTCTGAAAGGAAAGACCCTGGGGATGATCTTTACCAAACCCTCTACCCGGACGAGGGTTTCCTTTGAGGTGGGGATGGTGCAGTTGGGTGGGTATCCCCTGTTTTTGAGCGCCCAGGACATCCAGCTGCGGCGGGGGGAATCGCTGGCGGATACGGCGCGCACTTTGGAGCGGTACCTGGATGGGATCATGATCAGGACCTTTGCCCAGGATGATGTGGTGGAGCTCGCCCGTTATGCCTCCATCCCGGTCATCAACGGGCTGACGGATCTTGTGCATCCCACCCAGGTGATCGCCGATCTGATGACGGTGGAGGAGCATAAGGGCAGGCTGGCCGGTCTGAAACTGGCCTTCATCGGAGACGGAAACAATGTCGCCCACTCCCTTCTGGAGATCTGCGCCAAAATGGGAGTGCACATGACCGTTGCCTGCCCGCCCGGCTATGAACCGGACTCCGGGATTCTCTCAGAGGCACGCTCCGATGCCGCCGCTACCGGCGTGCAGCTGGAAGTGACGGAGGATCCTGAGGATGCGGTCCGAGATGCGGATGTGATTTACACCGACCTCTGGGCGAGCATGGGCCAGGAAGCAGAGCAGGAACGGAGGTCGAAGGTCTTCCGGCGCTACCAGGTGAACAGCGCTCTTTTGAAAAAGGCGGCTCCTGATGCAATCGTGCTTCACTGCCTGCCCGCCCACCGGGGTGAGGAGATCACCGATGAGGTGATGGATGGGCCGCAGTCCGTTGTCTTCGATGAGGCGGAGAACCGCCTCCACGCTCATAAGGCGATCATGGCTCTCTTGATGTAG